A region of Nostoc sp. 'Peltigera membranacea cyanobiont' N6 DNA encodes the following proteins:
- a CDS encoding DUF3131 domain-containing protein has translation MATSGIKSMILQSVLYATTNQQPLLCPITATWQCSPTPSTIIAAPDNFNPDVQTPSPQTVPESNAPTLTPLPLKPKPTPPKPTATPDKPIIPTPTTSLPRLTQEADRIAAKQAWKYFERNWNPQTGLVNSGDNLPWTTWWDQGSALLGIHAAYQLGLLPKDVFQKRMNTLLETLEKLPLPPTGLPNKAYSTRTGEMRQLNDTPDPKGISGWSVLDMARFLLALHIMRSHYPEYSDSPKGDSFASRINRIVARWNLSKLVKDGWLNGAIPRAGKLLEVQEGRLGYEQYAAHSLKLWNIQATNALSNPPVKTVQVDGITLQVDRRNLKNSGATNYLTNDPYLLWGLEMGWNDAVKPQVQNLFKVQLQRFKRTGILTAVNEDSLDRLPYFLYYSVYANGQSWQAVNTSGKAYPQLRFVSTKAAFSWFALMPDDPYTKRLRDFAQNLSDKNRGYFSGRYENPKLGINTSIDINTNAIVLESLLYQARGGHPLVLETMSQGRQQK, from the coding sequence ATGGCAACAAGCGGCATCAAAAGCATGATTTTGCAATCAGTTTTGTACGCAACGACAAATCAACAACCCCTGCTTTGTCCAATTACGGCGACGTGGCAATGCTCTCCTACTCCATCTACGATTATTGCTGCCCCTGATAACTTTAATCCTGATGTCCAAACACCATCGCCACAAACCGTTCCAGAATCGAATGCTCCTACACTCACACCACTACCGCTAAAACCAAAACCGACACCACCAAAACCAACAGCTACACCAGATAAACCTATTATTCCAACGCCCACAACTTCTTTACCACGATTGACCCAAGAAGCGGATCGAATTGCTGCTAAACAGGCTTGGAAATATTTTGAGCGGAACTGGAATCCCCAAACAGGTTTAGTAAATTCGGGAGACAACTTACCGTGGACAACTTGGTGGGATCAGGGTAGCGCCTTATTGGGAATTCATGCAGCTTACCAGTTAGGGTTATTGCCGAAAGACGTTTTCCAAAAGCGGATGAACACATTGCTAGAGACGTTGGAAAAACTGCCGCTACCACCAACTGGTTTACCCAACAAAGCTTATAGCACCCGGACTGGCGAAATGCGCCAACTCAATGACACCCCCGATCCCAAGGGTATAAGTGGTTGGTCAGTTTTAGACATGGCGCGATTTTTATTAGCATTGCATATTATGCGATCGCATTATCCAGAATATAGCGATTCGCCTAAGGGCGACAGCTTCGCTTCACGGATTAATCGCATCGTCGCTCGCTGGAATCTATCGAAACTTGTCAAAGATGGTTGGTTAAATGGTGCTATCCCCAGAGCAGGCAAACTTCTCGAAGTGCAGGAAGGCCGATTAGGCTACGAGCAATATGCTGCCCACAGTTTAAAGCTGTGGAATATTCAAGCTACTAATGCTCTCTCTAATCCACCAGTAAAGACGGTTCAAGTGGATGGTATTACTCTGCAAGTCGATCGACGGAATCTAAAAAACTCTGGGGCTACTAACTACCTAACGAACGATCCTTATTTACTTTGGGGTTTAGAAATGGGTTGGAATGATGCTGTTAAACCTCAAGTGCAAAATCTTTTCAAAGTGCAATTACAACGATTTAAGCGCACTGGAATTTTAACTGCTGTAAATGAAGATTCTTTGGATCGTCTCCCTTACTTTTTGTATTACAGCGTCTACGCCAATGGTCAATCTTGGCAAGCCGTTAACACTAGCGGAAAAGCCTATCCCCAATTGCGGTTTGTGAGTACGAAAGCGGCATTTTCTTGGTTTGCGCTCATGCCAGATGACCCTTATACGAAAAGACTGCGAGATTTTGCTCAAAATTTATCCGACAAAAATCGCGGCTATTTTTCAGGACGATATGAAAATCCCAAACTAGGTATTAATACTTCAATTGACATTAATACAAATGCGATCGTTTTAGAAAGTTTGCTTTACCAAGCCAGAGGCGGACATCCACTAGTGCTTGAAACCATGAGCCAGGGGAGGCAGCAGAAATAA
- a CDS encoding DUF1815 family protein — protein MFLRLARQHQEFVQDLVMNLQALTIVLEQHGYSASCYTCGDQMKSASFMVSLREKHLIRFVVSDYGITWMELWDDRELMKLEGAEAVKQLQELANIVKHSPAIQLTT, from the coding sequence GTGTTTCTAAGATTAGCGCGACAACATCAAGAATTCGTTCAAGACTTGGTAATGAACCTGCAAGCCTTGACAATTGTACTTGAGCAGCATGGATATTCTGCCTCGTGTTATACGTGCGGCGACCAAATGAAGAGTGCTTCATTCATGGTTAGCCTGCGAGAAAAGCATCTGATTCGTTTTGTAGTGTCTGATTACGGGATTACTTGGATGGAATTGTGGGACGATCGCGAATTAATGAAGTTGGAGGGTGCTGAAGCAGTAAAACAATTGCAAGAGTTAGCTAATATTGTCAAGCATTCGCCCGCAATACAATTGACGACTTAA
- a CDS encoding gluconokinase, producing the protein MIIIIMGVSGSGKTTIGKLLADSLDWEFSDADSFHSAENVEKMRCGIALSETDRMPWLQDLQTAIKHWLQENKNVVLACSALKDSYRQFLLSDSDRSANSKSDRIKLVYLKGSYELIQIRLQERSNHYMGAKLLNSQFETLEEPLNTISMDVAQPPQIIVQNIRTALSV; encoded by the coding sequence ATGATTATTATCATCATGGGTGTATCCGGTTCTGGTAAAACGACCATAGGAAAACTGCTAGCAGACTCCTTAGACTGGGAGTTTAGTGATGCTGATAGTTTCCACTCAGCAGAGAATGTTGAGAAAATGCGGTGCGGTATTGCGTTGAGTGAAACTGACAGGATGCCTTGGCTGCAAGATTTGCAAACAGCGATAAAACATTGGCTACAAGAAAATAAAAATGTCGTGCTGGCTTGTTCGGCTTTAAAAGACAGCTATCGGCAATTTTTGCTATCGGATAGCGATCGCAGCGCCAACTCCAAGAGCGATCGCATCAAACTAGTCTACCTTAAAGGGTCTTATGAGTTGATTCAAATACGGTTGCAAGAGCGTAGCAATCATTACATGGGTGCAAAACTCCTCAATAGCCAGTTTGAGACTCTTGAAGAACCATTGAACACCATATCTATGGATGTTGCACAACCACCCCAGATAATTGTGCAGAACATTAGAACGGCTTTGAGCGTTTAG
- a CDS encoding DUF3131 domain-containing protein yields MRYKPHQQKLLRWIALFLVGTFLQLLFYIPTPVLSQNSNSCSNITAPLTPEEQTYARGAWQYFVKNYQPATGFTNSTGGYPSGTLWDMGNYLMALNAARWLNLNDQADFDTRINKFLTTLNSLKLFEDTLPNKVYNAANAQMVDYGNNPLERGIGWSALDVGRILAAFDVIRTCHPQYNDWLKGIVAKWQVARSLKDGQLFGATVLPDNKTLLVQEGRLGYEEYGARGYELWGFSAPKAISLEPFKFVEINGVQIPVDTRDFKSTNANNYVVSESYILDGIEFGLQGELADFAARVLDVQKRRFDTTGQLTAVTEDNIDQAPYFLYNTVYANGANWATITDANQPYPQFRSISTKAAFGWRYLFPDNAYAQKVFDVVKDLRSPDDSGYYAGIYEESKQPNKALTGNTNGLILEILYYKAKGNHPLITSSSASVSTGKPSENASPETPSNQGNSSVTPPTANQPNSTVTPPTATPTDTPKIVEVAVAPIPPVDSPQSSNLKLDRPLTLIERRYAEAAWRYFQANYHSKNGLIDDRSDFKGATLWGLGDYLAALHAARSLDIITPKEFDQRTRHLLAALTKLPLFSQELPSRGYDTRSLQSVDYGGNPIAEGNGWSALDLGRILAALYNLKTCHPEYTAAVDKIVLDWSYLRVVREGILSSATVTKEQDGRSLTRVNPETRLGYEEYAARAFQLWGFNVEHSAIGGEYQTALVEGVKVPIQRRRPDTNSKVNQYTVSNPFLLYALEFGLDPQMRSLFQPIFQAQAERYRRTGNLTASATTLIDRKPYTVHSTITGKGEPWVALADNGQIVPKGRLVSTAVAFAYHALLPENKYSQELLQGTTDLYNPLAGFYEGFYETTGKTAVGFTNSTNSMILQSLLYKVMNQQPLIRPTVNMQSPWWQEVSKGDSGRGLPNIARQQTKLISDSSGNYWISGSEKTPLVTGTTVTE; encoded by the coding sequence ATGAGATACAAACCCCATCAACAAAAGCTGTTGAGATGGATTGCATTGTTCCTAGTTGGAACATTTCTGCAATTATTGTTTTATATCCCAACACCAGTCTTATCCCAAAATTCCAATAGCTGTAGCAATATTACAGCCCCTCTGACACCTGAAGAACAAACTTATGCTCGTGGTGCTTGGCAGTATTTTGTCAAAAACTATCAGCCAGCAACGGGATTTACCAATTCTACAGGGGGTTATCCTTCTGGTACACTCTGGGACATGGGGAATTACCTGATGGCGTTGAATGCTGCACGCTGGTTGAATCTTAATGACCAAGCAGACTTTGACACACGCATCAACAAGTTTTTGACGACTCTCAACAGCCTGAAATTATTTGAGGATACTTTGCCGAATAAAGTCTATAACGCAGCCAATGCACAAATGGTTGATTATGGCAACAATCCCCTTGAGCGAGGTATTGGCTGGTCTGCTTTGGATGTCGGGCGAATCCTGGCGGCATTTGATGTCATCCGCACCTGTCATCCCCAATATAACGATTGGCTCAAAGGAATTGTCGCAAAGTGGCAAGTGGCGCGATCGCTCAAAGATGGACAACTTTTTGGCGCTACTGTTCTCCCAGACAACAAAACCTTACTGGTGCAAGAAGGACGACTCGGCTACGAAGAATATGGCGCTAGAGGTTATGAACTTTGGGGTTTCTCTGCACCCAAAGCTATTTCTTTAGAACCATTTAAGTTCGTTGAAATTAATGGCGTACAAATTCCCGTTGATACCCGTGACTTTAAAAGTACCAACGCTAATAATTACGTTGTTAGTGAGTCTTACATCCTTGATGGGATTGAGTTTGGCTTGCAAGGTGAGTTAGCTGATTTTGCTGCCAGGGTTTTAGATGTGCAAAAACGGCGTTTTGATACCACAGGCCAGTTGACTGCTGTCACAGAAGATAATATCGACCAAGCGCCTTATTTTCTCTACAACACTGTCTACGCCAACGGTGCAAACTGGGCAACAATCACCGATGCTAATCAACCTTATCCCCAGTTTCGCAGCATCAGCACCAAAGCCGCTTTTGGTTGGCGCTATCTTTTTCCAGATAATGCTTATGCTCAAAAAGTTTTTGATGTAGTCAAGGATCTCCGCAGTCCTGATGATAGTGGTTATTATGCTGGGATCTATGAAGAATCAAAACAACCCAATAAAGCTTTGACAGGTAATACTAATGGGCTGATTTTGGAGATTTTATACTACAAAGCTAAGGGAAATCACCCCTTAATTACTTCTAGTTCTGCGAGTGTGTCTACTGGTAAGCCCAGTGAAAATGCTTCTCCTGAAACACCCTCAAATCAAGGGAATTCTAGTGTTACGCCTCCTACCGCAAATCAACCGAATTCTACTGTTACGCCTCCTACCGCAACCCCTACAGATACTCCTAAAATTGTAGAAGTGGCCGTTGCACCTATTCCACCAGTCGATAGTCCCCAATCATCTAACCTCAAACTAGATCGACCCCTGACGTTGATTGAACGGCGTTATGCAGAAGCCGCTTGGCGATACTTTCAAGCAAATTATCACTCCAAAAATGGGCTGATAGACGATCGCAGTGATTTCAAAGGTGCAACCCTCTGGGGACTAGGAGATTATCTCGCAGCCCTCCATGCAGCGCGATCGCTCGATATAATTACTCCGAAGGAATTTGACCAACGGACTCGACATCTTTTAGCAGCATTGACAAAATTACCATTATTTAGTCAGGAATTGCCGAGTCGGGGTTACGATACGCGATCGCTGCAATCAGTAGATTATGGTGGAAATCCAATTGCAGAAGGTAACGGTTGGTCAGCTTTAGATTTAGGCAGGATACTAGCAGCGCTTTACAACTTAAAAACCTGTCATCCAGAATATACGGCTGCGGTAGATAAAATTGTGCTGGATTGGTCATACTTGCGGGTGGTGCGGGAAGGTATTCTTTCTAGTGCTACCGTTACCAAAGAGCAAGATGGGCGATCGCTTACCCGCGTCAACCCCGAAACCCGTTTGGGATATGAAGAATATGCAGCTAGAGCTTTTCAATTATGGGGATTTAATGTTGAACATTCTGCGATTGGTGGTGAATATCAAACTGCCTTAGTAGAGGGAGTGAAAGTACCAATTCAGCGCCGCCGCCCAGATACCAACTCAAAAGTTAACCAATATACAGTTAGCAATCCTTTCTTACTTTATGCGCTGGAGTTTGGACTAGATCCCCAAATGCGATCGCTCTTTCAACCAATCTTTCAGGCGCAAGCTGAACGTTACCGTCGCACCGGCAACCTCACAGCCTCAGCTACCACCTTAATCGATCGCAAACCTTACACTGTCCACAGCACAATTACTGGAAAAGGTGAGCCTTGGGTAGCTTTAGCAGATAACGGGCAAATTGTACCAAAGGGGCGATTGGTAAGTACAGCAGTCGCTTTTGCCTATCATGCCCTGCTTCCAGAAAATAAGTACAGTCAAGAGTTACTGCAAGGAACCACTGATTTATACAATCCATTAGCCGGATTTTATGAGGGCTTCTATGAAACCACGGGTAAAACGGCAGTTGGTTTCACTAATAGCACCAACAGTATGATTTTGCAATCCTTGCTGTACAAAGTGATGAATCAACAACCTTTAATTCGTCCGACTGTCAACATGCAATCTCCTTGGTGGCAAGAAGTTAGTAAAGGAGATTCTGGGCGAGGTTTACCCAACATTGCTAGACAACAAACCAAGTTAATTTCTGATAGTTCTGGAAATTACTGGATTTCAGGTAGCGAAAAGACTCCACTAGTAACTGGTACAACAGTCACAGAGTAA
- a CDS encoding LacI family DNA-binding transcriptional regulator, which yields MNKRRISIEDIARKAGVSHSTVSRALRDNALISPKVREEIKQLAQEMNYVPNAIAQSLQNKRTNTIGVVVTSIADPFFAEVVDGIEQIARPAGLSVLLSASHRDFEQEMAAIDTFHRRRVDGILVADSRISKQHIKQLTQIAIPTVLINSQTEDQSEIFHSVAIDDRLGAKLATEHLISLGHTTIGYLGVGDRSRSNRDRLEGYKMALAEAGLPQNPDWVSISEEYNTRISDVATGQNMLSKLLAAEVTGIFCYNDMVAVGALLACQELGILVPRNLSLVGFDGIALGSYVTPALTTVSQPMLEIGGIAMQMLLDLLEEKTVENRVLSPFLVERGSSATLIK from the coding sequence ATGAATAAACGAAGAATTTCAATTGAAGATATTGCTCGGAAAGCAGGCGTTTCTCATTCTACAGTTTCGCGGGCTTTGCGAGATAATGCTCTCATTAGCCCGAAAGTGCGAGAGGAAATTAAGCAACTGGCGCAGGAGATGAACTATGTGCCTAATGCGATCGCTCAAAGCTTGCAAAACAAACGTACTAATACCATTGGTGTAGTAGTAACTTCCATCGCAGATCCTTTTTTTGCTGAGGTAGTAGATGGCATTGAACAGATAGCCAGACCAGCTGGCTTGAGTGTTTTGTTAAGTGCTTCACACCGAGATTTTGAGCAAGAAATGGCAGCTATTGATACTTTTCATCGCCGGAGAGTAGACGGTATCTTAGTAGCCGACTCACGAATTAGCAAACAGCATATAAAGCAACTAACCCAAATTGCTATACCAACAGTTCTGATTAATAGCCAGACTGAAGATCAATCTGAAATATTTCACTCAGTGGCAATAGACGATCGCTTAGGTGCTAAATTAGCCACAGAGCATTTAATAAGTTTGGGACACACCACCATTGGTTATCTCGGTGTAGGCGATCGCAGCAGGTCAAACCGCGATCGCCTAGAAGGATATAAAATGGCTCTTGCTGAAGCTGGTTTACCACAAAATCCTGATTGGGTTTCAATTAGTGAAGAATATAATACCAGAATCAGCGATGTCGCCACCGGACAAAATATGCTATCTAAACTATTGGCTGCTGAAGTAACAGGCATCTTTTGTTACAACGATATGGTGGCAGTTGGCGCTCTATTAGCCTGTCAAGAACTAGGTATTTTAGTACCGCGAAATTTAAGCCTAGTTGGATTTGATGGTATTGCTTTAGGTAGTTATGTTACGCCAGCACTTACAACAGTCAGCCAGCCAATGTTAGAAATTGGTGGCATAGCCATGCAAATGTTACTCGACTTATTAGAAGAAAAAACTGTAGAAAACCGCGTTTTATCCCCTTTTCTAGTAGAGCGTGGTAGTAGTGCAACATTAATAAAGTAA
- a CDS encoding site-specific integrase yields the protein MEERQKKLLEQVQDKIRLQHYCYQTERSDTDWIKHYICFYDRYHPKYMVSAEIEAFLTHLTVKKNVAALTQNQALKSFALL from the coding sequence ATGGAAGAACGCCAAAAAAAGCTCTTAGAACAGGTACAGGATAAAATCCGGCTTCAACATTATTGTTACCAAACAGAAAGAAGTGACACTGACTGGATTAAGCATTACATCTGTTTTTACGATCGCTACCATCCCAAATATATGGTGAGTGCGGAAATAGAAGCCTTTTTAACACATTTAACTGTGAAAAAAAACGTTGCTGCATTAACTCAAAATCAAGCGTTAAAGAGCTTTGCATTATTATGA
- the uxaC gene encoding glucuronate isomerase has product MTNDNMLTKKPILSPDRCFSPEPVQRRLAHQFFDSISALPLVCPHGHVDPALLANPAARFGSPTELFIIPDHYILRMLYSRGVPLQALGIATRDGSPAETDHRKIWQLFAEHFYLFQGTPSGLWLKDELTNVFGVDEPLNSRNAGRIYDYLEGLLALSEFSPRALFKRFNIEVLCTTDAASDNLENQRSLHEEGFTQIRPTFRPDAVVNLDAPGWRENLTKLESSVGREISTYATFIQALEERRAIFKKMGATATDQGAATPYTTRLSEQEAEAIFARALNGKLNPGDVEQFTGHIFMEMARMSVEDGLVMQMHCGVMRNHNSALFEKFGSDKGGDIPLKIEWTQNLHPLLSAYGNDGRFRLIIFGMDETTYSREMAPLAGHYPTILLGPPWWFHDSVNGMERYFNQVMETAGIYNTAGFNDDTRAFVSIPARHNVWRRVACNWLAGLVTRGLVDEEEGYDIARALAYDLAKSAYKLD; this is encoded by the coding sequence ATGACAAATGACAATATGTTAACTAAAAAACCGATTTTATCTCCCGATCGCTGCTTTTCTCCAGAACCAGTTCAAAGACGACTAGCCCATCAATTTTTTGACAGCATATCTGCGTTACCTTTGGTCTGTCCACACGGTCACGTAGATCCAGCCCTGTTAGCTAATCCAGCAGCGCGTTTTGGTTCACCAACAGAATTATTTATTATCCCTGACCATTACATTTTGCGGATGCTTTATAGTCGGGGCGTACCTCTGCAAGCTTTAGGCATAGCTACACGTGATGGTTCACCAGCAGAAACTGACCACCGGAAAATCTGGCAATTGTTCGCCGAACATTTTTATCTATTCCAGGGTACTCCATCAGGGTTGTGGCTCAAAGACGAACTAACTAATGTCTTTGGGGTGGATGAACCTTTAAATTCTCGTAATGCTGGACGTATCTATGATTACCTCGAAGGTTTATTAGCCTTATCTGAGTTTTCCCCTCGTGCTTTATTCAAACGGTTTAACATCGAAGTGCTTTGTACTACAGATGCAGCCAGTGATAACCTAGAGAATCAGCGATCGCTCCACGAAGAAGGTTTTACTCAAATTAGACCAACTTTTCGACCAGATGCAGTAGTTAATCTAGATGCTCCTGGTTGGCGAGAAAATCTGACCAAATTAGAAAGCAGCGTCGGTAGAGAAATTAGCACTTACGCTACTTTTATCCAAGCTTTAGAAGAACGTCGGGCAATATTTAAAAAAATGGGTGCAACAGCTACCGATCAAGGTGCAGCTACACCTTATACCACACGCCTTTCCGAGCAGGAAGCAGAAGCGATCTTTGCAAGAGCATTAAACGGCAAACTAAATCCAGGAGATGTGGAGCAGTTTACCGGTCATATATTCATGGAAATGGCTCGGATGAGTGTAGAAGATGGTTTGGTGATGCAAATGCATTGCGGTGTTATGCGTAACCATAACTCGGCTTTGTTTGAGAAATTTGGATCTGATAAAGGTGGTGATATTCCCCTCAAAATCGAATGGACTCAAAATCTGCACCCATTGTTGTCAGCTTATGGAAACGACGGGCGCTTCCGGTTAATTATTTTTGGCATGGATGAAACCACTTACAGCCGAGAGATGGCTCCCTTAGCTGGTCATTATCCTACTATATTGCTCGGCCCGCCTTGGTGGTTTCACGACAGCGTAAATGGCATGGAACGCTACTTCAATCAGGTAATGGAAACAGCCGGAATTTATAATACTGCTGGGTTTAACGATGATACCCGCGCTTTCGTTTCTATTCCGGCTCGTCATAATGTTTGGCGGCGAGTAGCTTGTAACTGGTTAGCCGGATTGGTAACACGAGGATTAGTTGACGAAGAGGAAGGCTACGACATCGCCCGCGCTTTAGCTTACGACCTCGCTAAGAGTGCCTACAAACTCGACTAA